A genomic segment from Luteolibacter ambystomatis encodes:
- a CDS encoding 3-keto-disaccharide hydrolase produces MKKILIVPSFLMALAAPAFSEPLFNGKDLTGWAPKGADVWTFEKDVLTGKSNSKKQGSVLWSEAKFKDFTLDLDFRFSGDVDSGVFLRTENDQIQIGTSRSLKRDMTGSPYIGTIGKYPVEAHDVKSLLKEGEWNHFSITAKGGHYVVLLNGKQVLDYTSDTAAKEGPIGLQVHPGVDMMIEFKNVDLVKG; encoded by the coding sequence GTGAAAAAGATCCTCATCGTCCCGTCGTTCCTCATGGCCTTGGCTGCACCGGCCTTCTCCGAACCTCTCTTCAACGGCAAGGATCTCACCGGATGGGCACCGAAGGGCGCGGACGTTTGGACCTTTGAAAAGGATGTCCTCACCGGGAAAAGCAACTCGAAGAAGCAGGGCTCGGTCCTGTGGTCGGAGGCGAAGTTCAAGGACTTCACCCTGGATCTCGACTTCCGCTTCTCGGGGGATGTGGACTCCGGGGTCTTCCTGCGCACCGAGAACGACCAGATCCAGATCGGCACCTCGCGCTCGCTGAAGCGGGATATGACCGGTTCCCCCTACATTGGCACGATCGGTAAGTATCCGGTGGAGGCCCACGACGTGAAATCGCTGCTCAAGGAGGGGGAGTGGAACCACTTCAGCATCACCGCGAAGGGCGGCCACTACGTCGTCCTGCTGAATGGCAAACAGGTGCTCGACTACACTTCCGACACGGCCGCCAAGGAGGGTCCGATCGGTCTCCAGGTCCATCCGGGCGTGGACATGATGATCGAGTTCAAGAACGTGGATCTGGTGAAAGGCTGA
- a CDS encoding DUF692 domain-containing protein: MTDPRFTGGVSLGTGIGLRVPHYRHILSEKPAVGWFEIISENYMVDGGRPLEVLDRILEQYRVVQHGVGMYPGNAGGLDFDHLRRLKRLIRRTNTPWISDHLCWGSVDGSMSHDLLPIPFTFESARKTAENLRIAQDFLEIPLAVENVSSYAEFHDDEMTEWEFLAEVVEAADVGILLDVNNIYVSSFNHGFDPMDYVNFVQPERVAQIHIAGHSKYERFIVDTHDHAVIDPVWHLYARAIERCGPVATLLEWDARIPSFEEVWTEAKKSEQWRGSVGNPEAGDHVAA; this comes from the coding sequence ATGACCGATCCCCGATTCACCGGCGGCGTGTCCCTGGGCACGGGCATCGGCCTGCGGGTGCCGCACTACCGGCACATCCTCTCGGAAAAACCCGCCGTCGGCTGGTTCGAGATCATTTCCGAAAACTATATGGTGGATGGCGGCCGGCCGCTCGAAGTGCTGGACCGCATCCTTGAGCAATACCGGGTGGTCCAGCATGGCGTGGGCATGTATCCCGGCAATGCGGGTGGACTCGACTTCGATCACCTGCGCCGCCTCAAGCGGCTGATCCGGCGGACCAACACGCCATGGATCTCCGACCACCTCTGCTGGGGCAGCGTGGACGGCAGCATGAGCCATGATCTCCTGCCGATTCCCTTCACCTTCGAATCCGCGCGCAAGACCGCGGAGAACCTGCGCATCGCGCAGGACTTTCTGGAGATCCCGCTGGCGGTGGAAAATGTCAGCAGCTACGCCGAATTCCATGATGATGAAATGACCGAGTGGGAATTCCTCGCCGAAGTGGTGGAAGCCGCCGACGTCGGAATCCTGCTCGACGTGAACAACATCTACGTCTCGTCGTTCAACCATGGCTTCGATCCCATGGATTACGTAAACTTCGTCCAGCCCGAGCGGGTGGCACAGATCCACATCGCCGGGCATTCGAAGTATGAGCGCTTCATCGTGGATACGCACGACCACGCGGTGATCGATCCGGTGTGGCATCTGTATGCCCGCGCGATTGAACGCTGTGGTCCGGTGGCGACTCTTTTGGAATGGGATGCCCGGATTCCTTCTTTCGAAGAAGTGTGGACAGAGGCGAAGAAATCCGAGCAGTGGCGCGGCAGCGTCGGCAACCCGGAGGCCGGAGATCATGTCGCGGCTTGA
- a CDS encoding DNA-binding domain-containing protein: MSRLEQLQREFFAALQFPLRGPSRELTDLPPTEEPHAGKFLAIAEDIIKPGPQLSSAERLELYHRQYWYRLLDSVGEDFPVLEKMLGQERFWTLIEDYLLSRPSRSFTLRHLGEGLPEFAATWERASEQERPWLYGIARLEYARMEVFERAEYRPILPEELAALELTLQPHVVRLTLPVPADLCEEWETFTPLPLQSVELAVWRLPLSNTAQARLHETEAVLLDRLAAGGTLEEIFAAPVDPAPTPEQVSGWFGAWHERGWIAVKPSAEEAIPFVRDLDEGAEIGEGVDKMGSQSRAME; the protein is encoded by the coding sequence ATGTCGCGGCTTGAGCAACTCCAGCGCGAGTTTTTCGCCGCACTTCAATTCCCACTGCGCGGACCAAGCAGGGAGCTGACGGATCTGCCGCCGACGGAGGAACCGCATGCCGGGAAGTTCCTCGCCATCGCGGAGGACATCATCAAGCCGGGGCCGCAGCTTTCATCTGCGGAGCGTCTGGAGCTCTACCACCGCCAGTATTGGTATCGCCTGCTGGATTCCGTGGGCGAGGACTTCCCGGTGCTGGAGAAGATGCTGGGACAGGAACGGTTCTGGACCTTGATCGAGGACTACCTGCTTTCGCGGCCATCGCGGAGTTTCACGCTTCGTCATCTTGGTGAGGGATTGCCGGAATTCGCAGCCACCTGGGAACGGGCATCCGAGCAGGAGCGGCCGTGGTTGTATGGCATCGCCCGCTTGGAATATGCGCGCATGGAGGTGTTCGAACGCGCCGAGTACCGGCCGATCCTGCCGGAGGAGCTGGCGGCCCTGGAACTCACACTCCAGCCTCATGTCGTGCGCCTGACACTGCCGGTGCCCGCGGATCTCTGTGAGGAATGGGAAACATTCACCCCACTGCCCCTGCAGTCGGTGGAGTTGGCCGTATGGCGTCTACCCCTGTCCAACACCGCACAAGCGCGCCTGCACGAGACTGAGGCAGTCTTGTTAGACCGCCTTGCGGCCGGGGGCACGCTGGAGGAGATCTTCGCGGCTCCGGTCGATCCGGCACCCACACCGGAACAGGTTTCCGGGTGGTTCGGCGCTTGGCATGAACGCGGTTGGATCGCGGTCAAGCCCTCGGCCGAAGAGGCCATTCCATTTGTCCGCGATCTGGACGAAGGTGCGGAAATCGGCGAGGGCGTGGACAAGATGGGCTCGCAGAGCCGGGCGATGGAGTGA
- a CDS encoding class I SAM-dependent methyltransferase, translating to MPNPVQDLYQANAYPAMSHPICDPAITAVAAKLAGLTVPPPSCAHILDIGCSNGHHLLALAKRWPDSRFTGIDFSGEAIREARQTAELAGIANVEFIETDLRNFDPGDTAYDFIMAHGVYCWVPPDVRQALVGFCARHLSGSGIATISYNTQPGWLHRQALVDLVNLLKTRPAAEKIGHDPAAILAWLATVPAPDTPQAAYLNSVLHDMFAKSADILSFDDFAPINQPVTFLEFVGHTHASGLRYLGESQLHANFPLSLPEGAAESLAPLAGDPLMFQQTIDTLTNRTFRSSLLCRADAPVDPRLTTATALHFAVRALHTFERIPEGARLVDHTGKEHGRFEHPLAVAFFSALADTSPETVPMQEVLERVSSIPQAQFDPTLSLPAMARLVMDAARKGLIELRIEPARFDSAIPRLPKFDHLRQLSVRRKYPLVDIYQSPCMVPDSRRTLLNAMDGTRTVDELVALGHVDNPTLDVRAWLAHLASRGLFVNQG from the coding sequence ATGCCCAACCCGGTTCAAGACCTCTACCAAGCCAACGCCTATCCGGCGATGAGCCATCCGATCTGTGATCCGGCGATCACCGCCGTCGCAGCCAAGCTCGCCGGCCTGACCGTGCCTCCGCCTTCTTGTGCGCACATCCTGGATATCGGCTGTTCGAACGGCCACCACCTGCTCGCGCTGGCGAAGCGCTGGCCGGACAGCCGCTTCACCGGCATCGATTTCTCCGGTGAAGCGATCCGCGAGGCCCGCCAAACCGCGGAATTGGCAGGCATTGCCAATGTCGAGTTCATCGAAACCGACCTGCGGAACTTCGATCCCGGTGACACCGCCTATGATTTCATCATGGCACACGGTGTCTATTGCTGGGTGCCACCGGACGTGCGTCAGGCGCTGGTCGGTTTCTGCGCCCGCCATCTCTCCGGGTCCGGCATCGCGACCATCAGCTACAACACCCAGCCCGGCTGGTTGCATCGCCAGGCCCTGGTGGATCTGGTCAACCTGCTGAAGACGCGTCCCGCCGCGGAAAAAATCGGTCACGATCCCGCCGCCATCCTCGCCTGGCTGGCGACGGTGCCGGCCCCGGACACGCCACAGGCCGCCTATCTCAACAGTGTGCTTCACGACATGTTCGCAAAGAGTGCGGACATCCTCTCCTTCGATGATTTCGCCCCGATCAACCAGCCGGTCACCTTCCTTGAATTCGTCGGCCACACCCACGCATCGGGCCTGCGCTATCTGGGGGAATCCCAGCTTCACGCGAATTTCCCACTCTCCCTGCCGGAAGGCGCGGCTGAAAGCCTGGCTCCGCTCGCAGGCGATCCGCTGATGTTCCAGCAGACCATCGATACCCTCACGAACCGGACGTTCCGCAGTTCCCTGCTGTGTCGTGCCGATGCCCCGGTCGATCCCCGGCTCACCACCGCCACCGCCCTCCACTTCGCGGTGCGCGCCCTGCACACATTCGAGCGCATCCCGGAAGGCGCGCGGTTGGTGGATCACACCGGCAAGGAACACGGACGCTTCGAGCACCCGCTGGCAGTGGCCTTCTTTTCCGCGCTGGCCGACACATCTCCGGAAACCGTGCCGATGCAAGAAGTCCTCGAACGCGTTTCCTCCATTCCGCAGGCACAATTCGACCCGACCCTCAGTCTGCCCGCAATGGCACGGCTGGTGATGGACGCGGCCCGGAAGGGTCTCATCGAACTGCGGATCGAACCGGCCCGCTTCGACTCCGCCATTCCGCGCCTGCCCAAGTTCGACCATCTGCGCCAACTCTCCGTCCGCAGGAAGTACCCTTTGGTGGACATCTACCAATCCCCCTGCATGGTTCCGGACTCACGCCGGACGCTGCTCAACGCCATGGACGGCACGCGCACGGTCGATGAACTCGTCGCTCTCGGGCATGTGGACAATCCCACGCTCGATGTGCGGGCATGGCTGGCCCATCTGGCATCGCGCGGATTGTTCGTGAACCAAGGCTGA
- a CDS encoding spermidine synthase, translating into MPLSKVATVDTAFQRVEVWKSDNQAEFRVAGAIHAWWQRDRFLTGLAWDNLAAAALLRPAGPPRSVLMLGLAGGTTFRILRHLLPEVELVAVDIDPGIVDLAREYMELDATRIQIHLGDAYKWLHKNKRRFDVVIDDVYLAGKTDVFRPHAWNSRQLDTLRDAVVPGGLLAANLVTGAGHRMMQSHSRRVLLESFPVVRSVTTPQSLNETLVAGDDVLSGRALRPWEECFPQRRDRALWDILQVRKL; encoded by the coding sequence ATGCCGCTCTCGAAAGTCGCCACTGTCGATACCGCGTTCCAACGCGTGGAAGTCTGGAAATCGGACAATCAGGCGGAGTTCCGTGTGGCCGGAGCGATTCACGCCTGGTGGCAGCGCGACCGTTTTCTAACAGGACTGGCCTGGGACAACCTCGCCGCCGCCGCGTTGCTCCGCCCGGCCGGTCCGCCGCGCTCGGTGCTGATGCTCGGGCTCGCCGGTGGCACGACTTTCCGCATCCTCCGCCATCTGCTGCCGGAGGTGGAACTGGTCGCCGTGGACATCGATCCGGGCATTGTGGATCTCGCGCGGGAATACATGGAACTGGATGCCACGCGCATCCAAATCCACCTTGGTGACGCCTATAAGTGGCTGCACAAGAACAAGCGCCGCTTCGATGTGGTCATCGATGATGTCTATCTCGCGGGCAAAACCGATGTCTTCCGTCCCCATGCATGGAACAGCAGGCAACTCGACACGCTCCGCGATGCAGTGGTGCCCGGCGGTCTGCTCGCCGCGAATCTGGTCACCGGTGCCGGCCATCGCATGATGCAGTCGCATTCGCGCCGTGTGTTGTTGGAGTCCTTTCCCGTGGTCCGCAGTGTGACCACCCCGCAAAGTCTCAATGAAACGCTGGTGGCCGGAGACGATGTCCTGTCCGGTCGCGCACTCCGGCCATGGGAGGAGTGTTTCCCACAACGCCGCGACCGTGCGCTGTGGGATATCCTGCAGGTCAGGAAACTGTGA
- a CDS encoding alpha-N-acetylglucosaminidase: protein MSLRPLLCFLALSLPTFAEAESAVRGLIHRYAPSQAAKIQVETIPATEGRDTYEIESKDGAIVLRGNTGVAQSSAFYHYLKEYCHAHVSWNGDNLTLPAALPAVPEKIRVVSPVIHRMAYNYCTHGYTMPFWDEAQWDRELDWLALHGINLILVTEGQEAVWQNTFEKFGYTREEVRQWLCSPVHQPWQFMQNMEGVLPPPQTIIDARTRLGQHIVTRCKELGIQPILQGYYGMLPSGFTKKHAEARVLPQGGWAGDNRRPDMLDPGDPLYAKIARTFMEEQRKIYGDVSFLAADPFHEGGSSKGMDRGTVYRQVQDAMLAFDPKITLVKQCWQTSNKEMFDAGRKDQSLALDLNCDYRPFWKHANGYDGTPWTWCFLFNFGGNLALEGNPAKLAADFGGTLADPARKNLTGTALVPEGSHTNPMMYELMTEMSWRGAPTDATAWVNNYLHARYGTRSTSAEEAWKGILATAYATKPSESPINSILTARPRLDANLKGRTWSPGSRVSYDNRDLAKAWNILLKAAPQLGNKDTYRYDLADVSRQTLTNHSRAIYDRLLAAAEAKDLPAFKQNKDILLGLITDLDELTGTRADWLMGAWVSDARKWGNASAESAYMDRIARMLLTTWVENPQTDLADYANREWNGLLGEYYLPRWKMFLDATETALAAGRQLDMADYNKRRGAFEVSWINSGKTTMATHPKGDTVEISRKLLQKYGAAILAIDPLPRVELSAPAWNKSTFRGGTHARLSVPVPPGAAKDGDLKVTFAYKSGQNALQISGVSLEADGKIIAGDDHEGWTGLENRANRFTVAIPNSARSARKLVLVARVEAMGGTDSAGDIVWED from the coding sequence ATGTCACTGCGCCCGCTGCTCTGTTTCCTTGCCTTGTCCCTGCCAACCTTCGCCGAGGCGGAGTCCGCCGTACGCGGATTGATTCATCGTTACGCCCCTTCCCAAGCGGCGAAGATCCAGGTGGAAACGATCCCGGCGACGGAGGGGCGCGACACCTACGAGATCGAGTCGAAGGACGGAGCGATCGTTTTGCGCGGAAACACCGGTGTCGCCCAGTCCTCGGCCTTCTACCACTACCTCAAGGAATACTGCCACGCGCATGTTTCGTGGAACGGCGACAACCTCACGCTGCCCGCCGCACTTCCGGCCGTACCGGAAAAGATCCGCGTCGTCTCTCCGGTGATCCACCGGATGGCCTACAACTACTGCACCCACGGCTACACCATGCCATTCTGGGATGAGGCCCAATGGGACCGCGAACTCGATTGGCTGGCGTTGCACGGCATCAACCTGATCCTCGTCACCGAAGGCCAGGAAGCGGTCTGGCAGAACACTTTCGAGAAATTCGGCTACACCCGGGAGGAAGTGCGCCAATGGCTGTGCTCGCCCGTGCACCAGCCGTGGCAGTTCATGCAGAACATGGAAGGCGTGCTGCCTCCGCCCCAAACGATCATCGACGCCCGCACCCGGCTCGGCCAACACATCGTCACGCGCTGCAAGGAACTCGGCATCCAGCCGATCCTCCAAGGCTACTATGGCATGCTGCCCTCCGGCTTCACGAAAAAGCACGCGGAAGCGAGGGTGCTCCCCCAGGGCGGCTGGGCCGGCGACAACCGCCGTCCGGACATGCTCGATCCCGGCGATCCGCTTTACGCGAAGATCGCGCGGACGTTCATGGAGGAACAACGGAAGATCTACGGCGATGTCTCCTTCCTCGCCGCCGATCCGTTCCATGAAGGCGGCAGTTCCAAGGGCATGGACCGCGGCACGGTCTACAGGCAGGTCCAGGATGCCATGCTCGCCTTCGATCCGAAGATCACGCTGGTGAAGCAGTGCTGGCAGACCTCGAACAAGGAAATGTTCGATGCCGGCAGGAAGGATCAATCGCTCGCACTCGACCTGAACTGCGACTACCGACCTTTCTGGAAACACGCCAATGGCTACGATGGCACACCTTGGACGTGGTGCTTCCTGTTCAACTTCGGTGGCAATCTCGCGCTGGAAGGCAATCCGGCGAAACTGGCCGCGGACTTCGGCGGCACCCTGGCCGACCCGGCCCGGAAGAACCTCACCGGCACCGCCCTGGTGCCGGAAGGATCGCACACCAACCCGATGATGTATGAACTCATGACGGAGATGTCCTGGCGCGGCGCGCCCACGGACGCCACCGCGTGGGTGAACAACTACCTCCACGCTCGCTACGGCACCCGCAGTACTTCCGCCGAGGAAGCCTGGAAAGGCATCCTCGCTACGGCCTATGCGACCAAACCCTCCGAATCCCCCATCAACTCCATCCTCACCGCACGCCCGCGGCTGGACGCCAATCTCAAAGGCCGCACCTGGTCGCCGGGTTCGCGCGTGTCCTACGACAACCGTGATCTGGCCAAGGCCTGGAACATCCTGCTGAAAGCAGCACCGCAGCTCGGCAACAAGGACACCTACCGCTACGATCTCGCCGACGTCAGCCGCCAGACGCTCACCAACCATTCGCGCGCGATCTATGATCGGCTGCTCGCCGCAGCGGAAGCGAAGGATCTCCCGGCCTTCAAACAGAACAAGGACATCCTGCTCGGCCTCATCACCGATCTCGATGAACTGACCGGAACCCGTGCCGATTGGCTGATGGGTGCCTGGGTGTCCGACGCCCGCAAGTGGGGCAATGCCTCCGCTGAAAGCGCCTACATGGATCGGATCGCGCGGATGCTTCTCACCACCTGGGTGGAGAATCCGCAGACCGACCTGGCCGACTACGCCAACCGCGAGTGGAACGGCCTGCTCGGCGAGTACTATCTGCCCCGTTGGAAAATGTTTCTCGATGCCACGGAAACCGCACTCGCCGCCGGCAGGCAACTGGACATGGCCGACTACAACAAGCGGCGCGGTGCGTTCGAGGTGAGCTGGATCAACTCCGGCAAGACCACCATGGCCACCCATCCGAAGGGCGACACCGTGGAAATCTCCCGCAAGCTGCTGCAGAAATATGGTGCGGCCATCCTCGCCATCGATCCACTGCCACGGGTGGAACTTTCCGCCCCGGCTTGGAACAAAAGCACCTTCCGCGGAGGCACCCATGCACGACTGTCCGTCCCGGTCCCTCCCGGGGCCGCCAAGGATGGTGATCTCAAGGTGACCTTCGCCTACAAGTCCGGGCAGAACGCCCTCCAGATCTCCGGCGTCTCGCTGGAGGCGGATGGAAAGATCATCGCCGGGGATGACCATGAGGGTTGGACCGGTTTGGAGAACCGTGCCAACCGCTTCACGGTGGCCATCCCCAACTCGGCCCGCTCCGCCAGAAAACTCGTATTGGTCGCGCGTGTGGAGGCGATGGGCGGCACGGACAGCGCCGGAGACATCGTATGGGAGGACTGA
- a CDS encoding beta strand repeat-containing protein, whose amino-acid sequence MKPHFLALPLLILLGSVSSRAASGTWSSDTAGDWSDTTKWTGGIMADGADATATFTTDITADRIINLDTARTLGNLTFGDAATATAASWTLSGTNTLTFQTSTGTPTITLNALGTAKPAIISAPIAGTQGLNLTSAGGNGTVTLAAANTYSGTTTIASAANGASVVNVTNAQAFGTSAVKVNGSNQFSSAVAVAAGLNITNALTLKPVNSGSGRALVSLGSGATWSGSITLDNTTAATTGFPAILNGGTSAATASTVAGNITCLPGTNTNALVLRNSNTYGNITGSINLGTGTLQILDSTKWQFSNTSNTWGVLTIDHNSAIIYVGAANTLSPTGIIAASTGVSSTLRLNNMAGTQSYNQSIAGLKDTGTGKVNVAASQAVALTLNTPADVSGSGIISGPISIIKTGTAKQTLAGANTYTGNTTVNQGSLSLTSAYLADASKVFLAASGAVLNLNYSGSDTITELYIDGILQVAGTWGSSTSGAAHVDDAHFSGSGTLTVTSGAASGYDGWATSKGLTSGNSAKDQDADGDGMNNLMEFAFDRNPLSGAGDGKSLVRIATVGSERVLVLTTPVRSSAIFPSAGNLGELVSSTVDGITYHIQAGTDLASFPFNVDQVTGTNIGTLHDNLPALTGGWSYRSFYVPGSDPAGNAKIFIRAKVTE is encoded by the coding sequence ATGAAACCCCATTTCCTTGCACTCCCTCTTCTCATCCTGCTCGGGTCGGTTTCCTCCCGCGCCGCATCCGGCACCTGGAGCTCCGACACCGCCGGTGACTGGAGCGACACCACCAAATGGACCGGCGGCATCATGGCGGATGGCGCGGACGCCACCGCCACCTTCACCACGGACATCACCGCGGACCGGATCATCAATCTCGATACGGCCCGCACACTGGGCAATCTGACCTTCGGTGACGCCGCCACCGCCACTGCGGCCTCCTGGACCCTCTCGGGAACCAACACACTGACTTTCCAGACCAGCACCGGCACGCCGACGATCACCCTCAACGCACTCGGCACGGCGAAACCCGCCATCATCTCCGCTCCCATCGCGGGCACCCAAGGACTCAACCTCACCTCCGCCGGTGGCAATGGCACCGTCACGCTCGCTGCAGCGAACACCTATAGCGGCACCACGACCATCGCCTCCGCCGCCAATGGAGCGTCGGTGGTCAACGTCACCAACGCGCAGGCCTTCGGCACGAGTGCCGTCAAAGTGAACGGCAGCAACCAGTTCAGCTCCGCGGTCGCGGTGGCGGCTGGATTGAACATCACCAACGCGCTGACCCTGAAACCCGTCAACTCCGGCAGCGGCCGCGCGCTGGTGTCCCTCGGCAGCGGCGCGACCTGGAGCGGCAGCATCACCCTGGACAACACCACCGCCGCCACCACCGGATTCCCCGCGATTCTCAATGGCGGCACCTCCGCAGCCACGGCCTCCACCGTGGCGGGCAACATCACCTGTCTGCCTGGAACCAATACCAATGCATTGGTTCTCCGAAACTCGAATACCTACGGCAACATCACCGGCTCCATCAATCTGGGCACCGGCACGCTCCAGATCCTGGACAGCACCAAGTGGCAGTTCAGCAACACCTCGAACACGTGGGGCGTCCTCACCATCGACCACAACTCGGCCATCATCTACGTCGGCGCGGCCAACACCCTCAGCCCCACCGGGATCATCGCCGCCAGTACGGGAGTCTCAAGCACCCTGCGGCTGAACAACATGGCGGGCACCCAGAGCTACAATCAGTCCATCGCCGGTTTGAAAGACACCGGCACGGGGAAAGTGAACGTTGCGGCCAGCCAGGCGGTGGCACTGACCTTGAACACCCCGGCCGATGTGTCCGGCTCCGGGATCATTTCCGGTCCGATCTCCATCATCAAAACCGGCACCGCGAAACAAACACTGGCGGGAGCCAACACCTACACCGGCAACACGACGGTAAACCAAGGCTCTCTTTCCCTAACCAGCGCCTACCTGGCGGATGCTTCGAAGGTATTTCTCGCCGCCAGCGGAGCCGTCCTCAACCTGAACTACTCCGGCAGCGATACGATCACGGAACTCTATATCGACGGGATTCTCCAGGTTGCCGGCACATGGGGCTCCAGCACCTCCGGTGCCGCGCACGTGGATGACGCCCATTTCTCCGGCAGCGGCACCCTCACCGTGACCTCCGGTGCCGCCAGCGGCTACGACGGCTGGGCCACCTCGAAAGGCCTGACCTCCGGCAACAGCGCCAAGGATCAGGATGCCGACGGCGACGGCATGAACAACCTGATGGAATTCGCCTTCGATAGAAATCCCCTCTCGGGAGCCGGAGATGGCAAGTCTTTGGTCCGGATCGCCACCGTCGGATCGGAGCGGGTGCTCGTACTCACCACCCCGGTACGCTCCTCCGCCATATTCCCATCGGCAGGAAATCTCGGTGAACTGGTTTCATCCACGGTGGATGGCATCACCTATCACATCCAGGCGGGAACCGACCTCGCGTCTTTCCCGTTCAATGTCGATCAGGTGACAGGAACCAATATCGGAACGCTCCACGACAACCTGCCCGCCCTCACCGGTGGCTGGAGCTACCGTTCGTTCTACGTGCCAGGTTCCGATCCAGCCGGGAACGCGAAGATCTTCATCCGCGCCAAGGTCACGGAGTGA
- a CDS encoding substrate-binding domain-containing protein has protein sequence MWRGKGEQVADVLRDLIAAGEWTGQLPGYRTLEQRLKVNRETIEKALRRLEEEGWVGPSAPGKRRTICHRSPSKRTGRQSSLLVIGPRPLHDCSPVNRTMLTRIFQEAESRGWRVVYHHFDFEFPRRAVSSMKRSVADHRPDRVLLQTPSEALEKWALSAPVSCFRLGGSGSAKGIQSLQGVGLSFSGMVCKAAAMLWERGHRRLMIPIVSGKQVMRERTIEASAASWARGVPLIELEAMFPDQGEWLPDVLRGFWPREFPRLLPTAVIVKESNEFLSLLSYCHRQRVRIPRDLSVVQLAGDPASLWLDPQPDRFEFPVEAMCQKVMRWLENAPAKEGSFDWLEPTYHRGGTVAGPGKD, from the coding sequence ATGTGGCGGGGCAAAGGCGAGCAGGTGGCGGATGTGCTCCGGGATCTCATCGCAGCCGGTGAATGGACCGGCCAACTGCCCGGCTACCGCACCTTGGAGCAGCGCCTGAAGGTCAATCGCGAGACCATCGAGAAGGCTCTGCGACGTCTGGAGGAAGAAGGCTGGGTGGGGCCTTCCGCCCCGGGGAAACGCCGGACTATCTGCCATAGAAGTCCCAGCAAGCGCACCGGCCGGCAGAGCTCATTGTTGGTGATTGGTCCACGTCCGCTCCACGATTGTTCCCCGGTGAACCGCACCATGTTGACGCGGATCTTCCAGGAAGCGGAAAGCCGCGGATGGCGGGTGGTGTATCATCACTTCGATTTCGAATTTCCGAGAAGGGCGGTATCGTCGATGAAGCGGTCGGTAGCCGATCACCGGCCGGACCGGGTGTTGTTGCAGACGCCCAGCGAGGCTTTGGAAAAATGGGCTCTGTCGGCTCCGGTGTCCTGCTTCCGACTTGGAGGCAGCGGCTCCGCCAAAGGAATCCAGTCCTTGCAAGGGGTGGGGCTGTCGTTCAGCGGAATGGTCTGCAAAGCGGCGGCCATGCTGTGGGAGCGAGGTCACCGGCGTCTGATGATTCCGATCGTTTCCGGCAAGCAGGTGATGCGGGAAAGGACGATCGAAGCTTCCGCTGCGAGCTGGGCCCGCGGAGTTCCACTGATCGAGCTGGAGGCCATGTTCCCCGACCAAGGCGAATGGCTGCCCGATGTGCTCCGCGGGTTCTGGCCGCGTGAGTTTCCACGCCTGCTGCCCACGGCAGTGATCGTGAAGGAGAGCAATGAATTCCTCTCCCTCCTCAGCTACTGTCACCGCCAGCGGGTTCGGATTCCCCGGGATCTCTCGGTGGTCCAGCTTGCGGGCGACCCGGCGAGTCTGTGGCTGGACCCCCAGCCGGACCGGTTCGAGTTCCCGGTGGAGGCCATGTGCCAGAAAGTCATGCGCTGGCTGGAAAACGCACCGGCAAAAGAAGGTTCCTTTGATTGGCTGGAACCCACCTACCATCGTGGCGGGACCGTCGCCGGGCCGGGAAAGGACTGA